From the Orenia metallireducens genome, one window contains:
- the panB gene encoding 3-methyl-2-oxobutanoate hydroxymethyltransferase: MREKITVKTLQERKELGQKITMLTAYDYPTAQLIDRAGIDVILVGDSLGMVVLGYEDTLAVTLDDIIYHSKAVARGVKESLVVSDMPFMSYKIDDISKTVQNAGRIIKETGVGAVKLEGGSEISEEVKAVVQAGIPVMGHLGLTPQSVNQFGGFKVQAREVEARKKLLEDVLVLEKAGVFAVVLECIPADLAKEVTERISIPTIGIGAGNACDGQVLVTQDMLGLFSNFRPKFVRRYAELDTDISLAISKYKNDVKQGEFPKVEESF, from the coding sequence GTGAGAGAAAAGATAACTGTCAAGACTTTACAAGAAAGGAAGGAGCTAGGTCAGAAGATTACTATGCTAACAGCCTATGATTATCCTACTGCTCAACTGATAGATCGAGCTGGAATTGATGTGATTTTAGTTGGGGACTCTTTAGGGATGGTTGTTTTGGGTTATGAAGATACTTTGGCAGTAACTTTAGATGATATTATCTACCATAGTAAGGCAGTAGCTAGAGGAGTAAAAGAGTCCCTAGTAGTTAGTGATATGCCTTTTATGTCTTATAAGATAGATGATATTTCTAAGACAGTACAGAATGCAGGAAGGATTATCAAAGAGACTGGAGTAGGAGCTGTTAAATTAGAGGGTGGCAGTGAAATATCAGAGGAAGTAAAGGCTGTTGTTCAAGCTGGAATTCCAGTGATGGGACACTTAGGTCTTACCCCACAATCTGTCAATCAATTTGGAGGATTTAAAGTTCAAGCAAGAGAGGTTGAGGCTAGAAAGAAATTGCTTGAAGATGTATTGGTTTTGGAGAAGGCAGGGGTTTTTGCAGTTGTATTGGAATGTATTCCAGCTGATTTAGCTAAAGAAGTGACTGAAAGAATATCTATTCCAACTATAGGTATAGGTGCTGGAAATGCTTGTGATGGTCAGGTTCTCGTAACCCAAGATATGTTAGGGCTCTTCTCTAATTTTAGGCCTAAATTTGTCAGAAGATATGCTGAGTTAGATACTGATATAAGTTTAGCAATATCGAAGTATAAGAATG
- a CDS encoding formate--tetrahydrofolate ligase, with translation MSYKSDIEIAQEAKMLHIKEIAAKLGLTEDDIELYGDYKAKIKLETYRRLMEKEKTAKLILTTAINPTPAGEGKSTTTVGLGQALNKIGKNTAIALREPSLGPCMGIKGGAAGGGYSQVVPMEDINLHFTGDIHAIGIAHNLLSAAIDNHIKQGNELNLDQTKINFKRVVDMNDRALREIVVGLGGTANGQPRQDGYMITVASEVMAILCLAEGILDLKERLGKMVVAYNYEGEAITAKDLKVAGAMAALLKDAIKPNLVQTLENTPAFIHGGPFANIAHGCNSVMATKLALKTADYVVTEAGFGADLGAEKFFNIKCRFAGLAPDAVVVVATARALKLHGGVSKDELNEENLNALAAGLENLEKHIENVQKFGVPLVVAINEFPTDTEAELNLIKERCEELGVEVALSQVWAKGGEGGIELAEKVLELIEKPSDFKVLYDVEDSIEDKIIKIATEIYGAAKVNFTAQAKKDIKQLVKDGFDKMPICMAKTPVSLSDNPALKGRPMGFEVTVREINVSAGAGFLVALTGNVMTMPGLPKRPAAENIDIDENGKITGLF, from the coding sequence GTGAGTTATAAGTCAGATATTGAGATTGCCCAAGAGGCGAAGATGTTACATATTAAAGAGATAGCTGCCAAGTTAGGATTGACTGAAGATGATATTGAATTATATGGTGATTATAAAGCAAAGATCAAATTAGAGACTTATCGGAGGTTGATGGAAAAAGAAAAGACAGCTAAGTTAATCTTAACTACAGCTATTAATCCTACTCCAGCAGGAGAAGGAAAATCAACTACTACTGTTGGTTTAGGTCAAGCTTTAAATAAGATAGGGAAGAATACTGCAATAGCATTACGTGAACCTTCTTTAGGACCATGTATGGGAATTAAAGGAGGAGCAGCTGGTGGAGGTTATTCACAAGTTGTACCGATGGAGGATATTAACTTACATTTTACAGGTGATATTCATGCTATTGGTATAGCTCATAATTTATTATCAGCAGCTATTGATAATCATATTAAGCAAGGAAATGAGTTGAATTTAGATCAAACTAAGATTAATTTTAAACGTGTAGTAGATATGAATGACCGTGCTTTAAGAGAGATAGTAGTAGGTCTTGGTGGAACGGCAAATGGTCAGCCTCGTCAAGATGGATATATGATTACCGTTGCTTCTGAAGTAATGGCGATTTTATGTCTAGCAGAGGGGATATTGGACTTAAAAGAAAGACTAGGTAAGATGGTTGTAGCTTATAACTATGAAGGAGAAGCAATTACAGCTAAAGATCTAAAGGTTGCTGGTGCAATGGCAGCATTATTAAAAGATGCAATCAAGCCTAATTTAGTACAGACTTTAGAGAATACTCCTGCCTTTATCCATGGTGGTCCTTTTGCTAATATTGCTCATGGTTGTAATAGTGTTATGGCTACTAAATTAGCCCTTAAAACTGCTGATTATGTAGTTACAGAGGCTGGATTTGGGGCAGATTTAGGAGCGGAGAAGTTCTTTAATATCAAATGTCGTTTTGCTGGGTTAGCCCCTGATGCAGTTGTAGTAGTAGCTACTGCTCGCGCTCTAAAGCTTCATGGTGGTGTAAGCAAAGATGAACTAAATGAGGAGAATTTAAATGCATTGGCAGCTGGTTTAGAGAATTTAGAGAAGCATATTGAGAATGTTCAGAAGTTTGGAGTGCCTTTAGTTGTTGCTATTAATGAATTTCCAACAGATACAGAGGCGGAATTGAATTTAATTAAAGAGCGTTGTGAAGAGTTAGGAGTAGAAGTAGCCTTATCTCAAGTTTGGGCTAAAGGTGGAGAAGGTGGAATCGAGTTGGCTGAGAAGGTATTGGAGCTAATTGAAAAGCCAAGTGATTTCAAAGTATTATATGATGTTGAAGATTCTATTGAAGATAAGATAATTAAGATTGCTACTGAAATATATGGAGCAGCTAAGGTTAACTTTACAGCTCAAGCTAAGAAGGATATTAAGCAGCTAGTTAAGGATGGTTTTGATAAGATGCCAATCTGTATGGCTAAGACTCCTGTTTCATTATCAGATAATCCTGCTTTGAAAGGAAGACCGATGGGGTTTGAAGTAACAGTAAGAGAGATTAATGTATCTGCAGGTGCAGGATTTTTGGTAGCATTAACTGGAAATGTGATGACGATGCCAGGATTACCTAAGCGACCTGCTGCTGAGAATATAGATATTGATGAGAATGGTAAGATTACAGGGTTATTTTAA
- a CDS encoding class I SAM-dependent methyltransferase — translation MQALSFQEDDDLYKSDDYIAPIFLPFFFKMILKVSFLRKQFKKIFFNSGMYQYIIGRTEVIDEFFDKFAKDIEQILIFGAGFDSRAIRFKDYLKVDLLYQNRRSNCGAKRKKKI, via the coding sequence TTGCAGGCACTATCCTTTCAAGAAGATGATGATTTATATAAAAGTGATGATTATATTGCTCCAATCTTTCTTCCATTTTTCTTTAAGATGATTTTAAAAGTTAGTTTTCTCAGAAAGCAATTTAAAAAGATATTTTTTAATTCAGGTATGTATCAATATATTATTGGTAGAACAGAAGTGATTGATGAATTTTTTGATAAATTTGCCAAAGATATCGAGCAGATTTTAATTTTTGGTGCTGGTTTTGATTCTAGAGCAATTAGGTTTAAGGATTATTTAAAAGTAGATTTATTATATCAAAATAGACGTAGTAATTGTGGTGCTAAAAGAAAAAAGAAAATATAA